DNA from Bacteroidota bacterium:
TCCTCGACCGCTACGATCACTACCGGCAGTTCGTCACGGGCGACGGGGACGCCGCCCTCGCCGGCGCCACACCGCAGCGGTCCGCCCCGAACGTGCAAGCCCTCGAACGCCTCGCCGGTCCCCGCTAGCTCGCCCGCAGCCCGCCATGTCCAAGCACGCTCCCCGGTTCGTCCGCCTCGTGGACGACGCCCGCGCCCGCATCACCGAGACCGACGTTTCCACGGTCGCCGCCCGGCTGGAGCGCGGCGACGACTTCGTGCTGGTCGACGTGCGCGAGGGGAGTGAGTGGGCCGCCGGGCACCTCCCCGGCGCGGTCCACCTGGGCCGAGGCGTCCTCGAGCGCGACATCGAGGTAGCCGTCCCCAACCTCGACGCAGAGATCGTGCTCTACTGCGGCGGCGGCTACCGCTCGGCTCTGGCGGCCGACAACCTCGGGCGGATGGGCTACACAAGCGTCGCCTCGATGGACGGCGGCGTCCGGGGCTGGAAGGCCGCCGGGCACGCGATGGAAGCGGGGTGAGAGGACAGTCGCTACGCTGCGCTGGCGATTTCGAGGTACGCCGAGCGCGTCGACG
Protein-coding regions in this window:
- a CDS encoding rhodanese-like domain-containing protein, producing MSKHAPRFVRLVDDARARITETDVSTVAARLERGDDFVLVDVREGSEWAAGHLPGAVHLGRGVLERDIEVAVPNLDAEIVLYCGGGYRSALAADNLGRMGYTSVASMDGGVRGWKAAGHAMEAG